A genome region from Musa acuminata AAA Group cultivar baxijiao chromosome BXJ3-5, Cavendish_Baxijiao_AAA, whole genome shotgun sequence includes the following:
- the LOC135638713 gene encoding uncharacterized protein LOC135638713, with amino-acid sequence MELQQESSNVGALSATTLRNPSSSSSAFVSANQSPFFSPRSPSTHTSEPLKHDSAACPNGVGITVDHLVSLTGRLQSISNIHFVASNISPAPSFCSSSNFGTPGAVYNNLTLVSSFNGVCNGSSSNNSQGTGNNFLGRGEKQKRLGKKQGKLLCSRPTASVSSTSKLRSYDVYIGFHGRKPSLLRFANWLRAELEIQGISCFASDRARCRNARSHDAVERIMNASAYGVVILTKKSFGNPYSIEELRCFLNKKNLIPIYFDLGAGDCLARDVIEKRGELWEKYGGELWMLYGGLEREWREAIDGLSRLLDWRLEACDGNWRDCVLQAVVFLATRLGRRSVVDRINRWRERVEKEEFPFPRNEDFVGRKKELSELELILFGDVSGDGEREYFELKTRHRRKSLVIGRPDKYREEEDAKDQQSESSSKGKEPVLWKESENEIEMQRLGSPLKRYRPLRPKNGSRHTRRKRSMKILYGKGIACVSGESGIGKTELILEYAYRFFQRYKMVLWVGGEARYFRQNYLALRTFLEVDLSIENHSLEKGRTKCFEEQEEEAIASVRKELIRDIPFLIIIDNLENEKDWWDQKDIMDLLPRFGGETHLIITTCLPRVMSLDPMNLSYLSGAEALSLMKGGVKDYPMVEVDALRVIEEKLGRLTLSLTIVGAILSELPITPSRLLDTINRMPVRDMAWTEREALTFRRNAVLVQLLDVCLSIFDHADGPRSLATRMVQVSGWFAPSAIPIPLLALAAHKVPEKRRSSPLWKKCWHALSGSLTASRIKRSEAEATSMLIRFGIGRSSTKPDCIHFHELIKLYARKRGGNRFAHAMVQAVYLRNSISLYPEHLWAACFLLFGFATDPIVVRLRPSELLFFMKRVVLPLAINMFVNLSQCNAALDLLQHSTDVLEVAADSLVSRAEKWLDKSFCCVRQVQSDSQNTYLWQELSLLRATVLQTRAKLMLKGGQYDKGDDLIREAIFIRTSICGEHHPDTISARETLSKVTRLLMNVQVS; translated from the coding sequence ATGgagcttcaacaagaaagctccaATGTCGGGGCGTTATCTGCCACAACCCTTCGGAacccttcatcttcttcttcagcgTTCGTCTCTGCTAATCAGTCCCCTTTCTTCTCCCCACGGTCACCATCAACACATACCTCTGAACCTCTAAAGCATGACAGTGCCGCATGCCCAAACGGTGTCGGTATTACCGTGGATCATCTTGTCTCCCTAACTGGACGGTTGCAGTCAATATCTAATATCCATTTTGTTGCTTCCAATATTTCTCCTGCTCCCAGTTTCTGTTCTTCCAGTAATTTTGGAACTCCAGGAGCCGTATATAACAACCTTACTCTGGTTTCCTCCTTTAATGGTGTTTGCAATGGCAGTTCATCTAATAATAGCCAGGGGACAGGAAATAATTTCTTGGGTCGAGGGGAGAAGCAGAAGAGATTGGGCAAAAAACAGGGGAAGCTTTTGTGTTCCCGGCCTACAGCTTCAGTTTCTTCAACTAGTAAACTTCGGAGCTACGATGTGTACATAGGCTTTCATGGAAGGAAGCCATCTTTGCTGAGATTTGCCAACTGGCTTCGTGCGGAGCTGGAAATTCAGGGGATCAGTTGCTTTGCATCTGACAGGGCTCGATGTAGGAATGCTCGCAGCCATGATGCAGTTGAAAGAATAATGAATGCTTCTGCCTACGGTGTGGTGATACTCACAAAGAAGTCATTTGGGAACCCTTATAGCATAGAGGAGCTTAGATGTTTCCTGAACAAGAAAAATCTGATACCAATCTACTTTGATTTGGGCGCTGGTGATTGTCTTGCCAGAGATGTAATCGAGAAGAGGGGAGAATTATGGGAGAAATATGGTGGTGAGTTATGGATGCTTTATGGTGGCTTGGAGAGAGAATGGAGAGAGGCCATTGATGGACTCTCAAGGCTGTTGGACTGGCGGTTGGAGGCATGTGATGGCAACTGGAGAGATTGTGTACTGCAGGCAGTTGTttttctagctacaagattgggGAGGAGAAGCGTGGTTGATAGAATTAATAGATGGAGGGAAAGGGTGGAAAAGGAGGAATTCCCGTTCCCTCGAAATGAAGATTTTGTTGGGCGGAAAAAGGAACTCTCCGAGTTGGAACTTATTCTGTTTGGTGATGTTAGTGGAGATGGAGAAAGAGAATATTTTGAACTCAAGACGAGGCACAGGAGAAAATCTCTGGTTATCGGGCGCCCTGACAAGTAtcgtgaagaagaagatgcaaaagatcaacaatcagaGAGCAGCAGCAAAGGAAAAGAGCCAGTTCTATGGAAGGAATCTGAGAATGAAATAGAGATGCAAAGGTTGGGAAGTCCACTAAAACGATACCGCCCTCTAAGGCCAAAGAATGGAAGCAGGCACACCAGGAGAAAAAGATCCATGAAGATACTATACGGCAAGGGTATTGCTTGTGTCTCTGGAGAGTCTGGAATTGGCAAGACAGAGTTAATTTTGGAATATGCTTACAGATTCTTTCAGAGATATAAGATGGTTTTATGGGTGGGAGGAGAAGCCAGATATTTTCGGCAAAACTATTTGGCTCTGCGAACCTTTTTGGAAGTTGACCTTAGCATCGAGAATCATTCTCTTGAGAAAGGAAGAACAAAGTGCTTTGAGGAGCAGGAAGAGGAAGCCATTGCGAGTGTTAGGAAAGAATTAATTCGAGATATCCCGTTCTTAATTATTATAGATAATTTGGAGAATGAGAAAGACTGGTGGGACCAAAAAGATATCATGGATCTGCTGCCACGCTTTGGTGGAGAAACACACTTAATAATAACTACATGCCTTCCTCGGGTGATGAGCTTGGATCCCATGAATCTGTCTTATTTATCTGGTGCGGAGGCACTGTCTTTGATGAAGGGAGGCGTAAAGGATTATCCCATGGTGGAAGTTGATGCTCTCAGGGTCATTGAGGAGAAGCTCGGCAGGCTTACACTAAGTCTTACCATTGTTGGTGCCATTCTTTCTGAGCTTCCTATTACTCCAAGTAGACTTCTTGATACTATTAATAGAATGCCTGTGAGAGATATGGCATGGACTGAAAGAGAGGCTCTTACATTTCGAAGAAATGCAGTTCTTGTTCAACTTTTAGATGTCTGTCTTTCCATATTTGATCATGCTGACGGACCAAGGAGTTTGGCCACCAGAATGGTTCAGGTAAGCGGTTGGTTTGCTCCTTCTGCAATTCCAATACCACTCTTAGCTTTGGCTGCACACAAGGTTCCAGAGAAGCGTCGTAGTTCCCCCCTTTGGAAGAAGTGCTGGCATGCATTATCCGGCAGCTTAACTGCTTCTCGTATCAAGAGATCTGAAGCTGAGGCAACTTCCATGTTGATCAGATTTGGGATTGGGAGAAGCAGCACAAAACCTGACTGTATCCATTTccatgaactcatcaaattatatgCTCGCAAAAGAGGGGGCAATCGGTTTGCTCATGCTATGGTACAAGCAGTTTACCTTAGAAATTCCATTTCTCTATACCCTGAGCATCTCTGGGCAGCTTGCTTCTTACTTTTCGGATTTGCAACTGATCCCATTGTTGTGAGACTAAGACCGTCCGAGTTGCTATTTTTCATGAAACGTGTGGTTCTGCCACTTGCAATAAACATGTTTGTCAACCTATCCCAGTGCAATGCAGCATTGGATCTTCTCCAGCATTCAACTGATGTTCTAGAAGTTGCTGCGGACTCCCTCGTTTCACGAGCTGAGAAGTGGCTTGATAAATCATTCTGCTGCGTCAGACAAGTTCAATCTGATTCTCAGAACACATATCTCTGGCAGGAATTATCACTCTTGAGGGCAACTGTTTTACAAACAAGGGCAAAACTAATGCTCAAGGGAGGACAGTATGACAAAGGAGATGACCTCATTCGAGAGGCTATATTTATTAGGACTTCCATATGCGGCGAGCATCATCCGGACACCATATCTGCTCGAGAGACACTAAGTAAAGTTACAAGGCTTCTCATGAATGTCCAAGTTAGTTAA
- the LOC135637836 gene encoding uncharacterized protein LOC135637836 isoform X1, which translates to MEAELCSARTLSTSREESGDEELSVLPRHTKVIVTGNNRTKSVLVGLQGVVKKAVGLGGWHWLVLKNGVEVKLQRNALSVLEAPTGNEDDDNNIDCDNSFCSGSAVGYKDIAYSSLEFHKPTKPRVRHTRPWTSLAKSNGRSNHRGTTHSNGHKMRVNLAKLGTPTLWRYGRHFNLVNINPNPTKEQLIHVVQSHFRSQTSRLRRRRTCMLCAILSRISMRHGGHFRASVQLHGH; encoded by the exons atggagGCCGAGTTGTGTTCAGCCCGGACCCTATCTACATCTCGGGAGGAAAGTGGTGATGAAGAGCTCTCGGTGCTTCCCAGGCACACTAAAGTCATAGTAACTGGTAACAACAGAACAAAATCTGTTTTAGTCGGGCTTCAAGGTGTTGTGAAGAAAGCTGTTGGTCTTGGTGGCTGGCATTGGCTG GTCCTAAAGAATGGGGTGGAGGTGAAACTACAAAGAAACGCATTGAGTGTCTTAGAAGCTCCTACAGGAAATGAAGACGATGATAATAATATTGACTGTGACAACTCATTCTGCAGTGGTTCAGCTGTGGGATACAAAGACATTGCTTACT CTAGCTTAGAGTTCCATAAACCGACAAAACCAAGAGTTAGGCATACCAGGCCATGGACATCTTTGGCAAAGTCGAATGGACGAAGCAACCATCGAGGCACTACTCACTCTAATGGTCACAAGATG AGAGTAAATCTGGCAAAGCTTGGAACACCCACCTTATGGAGATATGGGAGGCATTTCAATCTT GTAAACATCAACCCTAACCCTACAAAGGAACAGCTGATTCATGTGGTGCAGAGTCATTTCCGCTCACAG ACATCGAGGCTCCGACGACGGCGGACTTGCATGTTATGCGCCATCCTTTCACGCATCTCAATGCGGCATGGAGGGCATTTCCGTGCATCTGTGCAACTCCATGGGCATTAA
- the LOC135637836 gene encoding uncharacterized protein LOC135637836 isoform X2 → MEAELCSARTLSTSREESGDEELSVLPRHTKVIVTGNNRTKSVLVGLQGVVKKAVGLGGWHWLVLKNGVEVKLQRNALSVLEAPTGNEDDDNNIDCDNSFCSGSAVGYKDIAYSSLEFHKPTKPRVRHTRPWTSLAKSNGRSNHRGTTHSNGHKMRVNLAKLGTPTLWRYGRHFNLVNINPNPTKEQLIHVVQSHFRSQQLDEMQVIVGFIQAAKRLKTLYS, encoded by the exons atggagGCCGAGTTGTGTTCAGCCCGGACCCTATCTACATCTCGGGAGGAAAGTGGTGATGAAGAGCTCTCGGTGCTTCCCAGGCACACTAAAGTCATAGTAACTGGTAACAACAGAACAAAATCTGTTTTAGTCGGGCTTCAAGGTGTTGTGAAGAAAGCTGTTGGTCTTGGTGGCTGGCATTGGCTG GTCCTAAAGAATGGGGTGGAGGTGAAACTACAAAGAAACGCATTGAGTGTCTTAGAAGCTCCTACAGGAAATGAAGACGATGATAATAATATTGACTGTGACAACTCATTCTGCAGTGGTTCAGCTGTGGGATACAAAGACATTGCTTACT CTAGCTTAGAGTTCCATAAACCGACAAAACCAAGAGTTAGGCATACCAGGCCATGGACATCTTTGGCAAAGTCGAATGGACGAAGCAACCATCGAGGCACTACTCACTCTAATGGTCACAAGATG AGAGTAAATCTGGCAAAGCTTGGAACACCCACCTTATGGAGATATGGGAGGCATTTCAATCTT GTAAACATCAACCCTAACCCTACAAAGGAACAGCTGATTCATGTGGTGCAGAGTCATTTCCGCTCACAG CAACTGGATGAGATGCAAGTCATCGTAGGCTTCATCCAAGCTGCAAAGAGATTGAAAACTCTCTACTCCTAG
- the LOC103985746 gene encoding uncharacterized protein LOC103985746 isoform X1 encodes MRIRKCANRLLGTTLPACSSSPLPAAPPRSWGTDVPAPAAAAALLCELNRSPWDDLTCLDLVAAYDQEEEDDGGILGSGVKAKVGEVRGIPGNRIKYESAAVACVPKSSPDHWEMERNGDVGPHAGKRCFSDSEARMNWSRKKETAKTRRKKKDDVVEARGGAAATEACSSCKKSDGKGWHCKRRAHHPHSLCNYHLAQLRSYSCSHGHGHGKASGSPKESHGDVGRRKKKTEAAGADSSFYYYYSGFGPWRGKTRGSSSDNGDGCSHPAADEEEVETPMAGEDEEDSEDDDHDNSGRDGNDGRKEGRRSYRRKGRKRMKARSLKSLL; translated from the exons ATGCGGATCCGAAAATGCGCCAACCGGCTGCTGGGGACGACCCTGCCCGCCTGCTCTTCTTCTCCGCTGCCCGCTGCGCCGCCGCGGTCGTGGGGCACCGACGTCCCGGctcccgccgccgctgccgctctccTCTGCGAGCTGAACCGCTCCCCCTGGGATGATCTGACGTGCCTCGATCTCGTAGCTGCTTACGATCAG GAAGAAGAGGATGACGGGGGCATTCTGGGAAGTGGCGTGAAAGCTAAAGTGGGAGAAGTGAGGGGTATTCCGGGAAATCGCATCAAATATGAGTCCGCTGCTGTAGCTTGTGTCCCGAAGAG CTCCCCAGACCATTGGGAAATGGAGCGAAACGGAGACGTAGGTCCTCATGCCGGAAAGCGATGCTTTTCTGACAGCGAGGCACGCATGAACTGGTCGCGGAAGAAGGAGACGGCCAAGacgaggagaaagaagaaagacgACGTTGTCGAAGCCAGAGGAGGAGCTGCGGCCACGGAGGCCTGCTCGAGCTGCAAGAAGAGCGACGGCAAAGGTTGGCACTGTAAGCGGCGGGCGCATCACCCACACTCGCTCTGCAACTACCATCTCGCCCAGCTCCGCTCCTACAGCTGCAGCCATGGCCATGGCCATGGCAAGGCCTCAGGGTCACCCAAGGAAAGCCACGGTGACGTCGGCCGTAGGAAGAAGAAGACCGAAGCAGCTGGAGCCGACTCTAGCTTCTACTATTACTACTCCGGCTTCGGTCCCTGGCGAGGAAAGACGAGAGGCAGCAGCAGTGATAACGGCGACGGGTGTAGTCATCCGGCTGCCGATGAGGAGGAGGTCGAGACCCCGATGGCCGGCGAGGATGAGGAGGACAGCGAGGACGATGACCATGATAACAGTGGGAGGGATGGAAATGATGGTAGGAAGGAGGGCAGGAGGAGCTACAGGAGGAaagggaggaagaggatgaaggcGCGGTCTCTCAAGTCTTTGCTTTGA
- the LOC103985746 gene encoding uncharacterized protein LOC103985746 isoform X2, with protein sequence MRIRKCANRLLGTTLPACSSSPLPAAPPRSWGTDVPAPAAAAALLCELNRSPWDDLTCLDLVAAYDQEEEDDGGILGSGVKAKVGEVRGIPGNRIKYESAAVACVPKSEARMNWSRKKETAKTRRKKKDDVVEARGGAAATEACSSCKKSDGKGWHCKRRAHHPHSLCNYHLAQLRSYSCSHGHGHGKASGSPKESHGDVGRRKKKTEAAGADSSFYYYYSGFGPWRGKTRGSSSDNGDGCSHPAADEEEVETPMAGEDEEDSEDDDHDNSGRDGNDGRKEGRRSYRRKGRKRMKARSLKSLL encoded by the exons ATGCGGATCCGAAAATGCGCCAACCGGCTGCTGGGGACGACCCTGCCCGCCTGCTCTTCTTCTCCGCTGCCCGCTGCGCCGCCGCGGTCGTGGGGCACCGACGTCCCGGctcccgccgccgctgccgctctccTCTGCGAGCTGAACCGCTCCCCCTGGGATGATCTGACGTGCCTCGATCTCGTAGCTGCTTACGATCAG GAAGAAGAGGATGACGGGGGCATTCTGGGAAGTGGCGTGAAAGCTAAAGTGGGAGAAGTGAGGGGTATTCCGGGAAATCGCATCAAATATGAGTCCGCTGCTGTAGCTTGTGTCCCGAAGAG CGAGGCACGCATGAACTGGTCGCGGAAGAAGGAGACGGCCAAGacgaggagaaagaagaaagacgACGTTGTCGAAGCCAGAGGAGGAGCTGCGGCCACGGAGGCCTGCTCGAGCTGCAAGAAGAGCGACGGCAAAGGTTGGCACTGTAAGCGGCGGGCGCATCACCCACACTCGCTCTGCAACTACCATCTCGCCCAGCTCCGCTCCTACAGCTGCAGCCATGGCCATGGCCATGGCAAGGCCTCAGGGTCACCCAAGGAAAGCCACGGTGACGTCGGCCGTAGGAAGAAGAAGACCGAAGCAGCTGGAGCCGACTCTAGCTTCTACTATTACTACTCCGGCTTCGGTCCCTGGCGAGGAAAGACGAGAGGCAGCAGCAGTGATAACGGCGACGGGTGTAGTCATCCGGCTGCCGATGAGGAGGAGGTCGAGACCCCGATGGCCGGCGAGGATGAGGAGGACAGCGAGGACGATGACCATGATAACAGTGGGAGGGATGGAAATGATGGTAGGAAGGAGGGCAGGAGGAGCTACAGGAGGAaagggaggaagaggatgaaggcGCGGTCTCTCAAGTCTTTGCTTTGA